From Pyrenophora tritici-repentis strain M4 chromosome 1, whole genome shotgun sequence, the proteins below share one genomic window:
- a CDS encoding Tub-2 domain containing protein — MASLAPSPQAIGVFSQFIAQGPETLVMKEKVMSLTGDSFSIKLANGTPLLKVEGKVMSISGRKKMFDMQGNHICSLVKEHFHIHTTFAVEDPSGAKIMEVKSNFKLFGSKATATFTSQSGKQETLVMHGNYFDTSADIIDEAQGGFIVARINRKILSGKDILFGQQTYGVQIAPGVDMALIAALCICLDEKNNEQSG, encoded by the exons ATGGCCTCCCTCGCCCCATCTCCTCAAGCCATTGGCGTATTCTCTCAGTTCATCGCTCAAGGCCCAGAGACGCTTGTTATGAAGGAAAAGGTCATGTCTCTCACCGGCGACAGCTTCAGCATCAAGCTCGCAAACGGTACGCCCCTGTTGAAAGTCGAGGGCAAAGTCATGAGCATCTCAGGACGAAAGAAGATGTTTGACATGCAAGGCAACCACATATGCAGCCTTGTCAAGGAGCATTTCCACATCCACACGACGTTTGCAGTGGAGGATCCCAGTGGTGCGAAGATCATGGAGGTGAAGAGTAATTTCAAGT TGTTCGGAAGCAAGGCAACTGCAACCTTTACCTCGCAAAGCGGAAAGCAGGAGACTCTTGTTATGCATGGCAACTATTTCGATACCAGCGCTGATATTATTGATGAAGCACAGGGGG GCTTCATCGTCGCACGTATCAACCGCAAAATCCTCAGCGGCAAAGATATACTTTTCGGCCAGCAAACATACGGCGTGCAGATTGCACCGGGTGTAGATATGGCGCTCATTGCTGCTCTCTGCATCTGCCTGGATGAGAAGAACAACGAGCAATCAGGCTAA
- a CDS encoding SelP-N domain containing protein: MATAPPAPVPSLYRFVFLWLEPVSTLTGAVYAYFFQPIYLNLTHAPSAPGSDIPIATSVVLAQLANLYLGLSLIEASILRATTELKVWNALIVCLLLADFGHLYSVLPLGAHVYWAYWRWNAIDYGNVPFVYFLAITRICMLLRLGFPSQGVSEGVSEGVSEGVSEGVSEGVSEGERLKST; encoded by the coding sequence ATGGCTACTGCCCCGCCCGCACCAGTCCCCAGTCTGTACCGCTTTGTCTTTCTCTGGCTGGAGCCCGTTTCCACCCTCACAGGCGCCGTCTATGCCTACTTCTTCCAGCCCATCTACCTCAACCTCACCCATGCCCCCAGTGCTCCCGGCTCCGACATTCCCATTGCTACAAGCGTCGTCCTAGCCCAGCTAGCCAACTTGTACCTTGGCTTGAGTTTGATCGAAGCCTCTATCCTGCGCGCAACCACCGAACTCAAGGTCTGGAACGCCCTCATCGTCTGTCTGCTGCTCGCCGACTTTGGGCACCTGTATTCCGTCCTACCCCTTGGCGCCCATGTCTACTGGGCCTATTGGCGGTGGAACGCCATTGACTACGGCAACGTCCCTTTTGTCTACTTTCTCGCCATTACCCGCATCTGCATGCTCTTGCGCCTAGGTTTCCCCAGCCAAGGTGTGAGTGAAGGTGTGAGTGAAGGTGTGAGTGAAGGTGTGAGTGAAGGTGTGAGTGAAGGTGTGAGTGAAGGTGAGAGGTTGAAGAGCACATGA
- a CDS encoding BTB domain containing protein: MPPYIPYSQPTIYDFPGYDKAPFDVEIIVNHDGSTSELHAHRYILQRCSWFEKRLRSSALNTTPHFFFKQNMLAMSEGKQVISVQNKDPLFLRLFVKYLYNNELEEQEVVSTVSGMAGMSKWAAQHQYNFRRLLGYVTLWELGEVYDSPHFVYLLTERFITVTEQMEPRDLGWWIDWYHSYHMDQWNDGSWAMIAKAVLRNKIFLFHAAFLRLIERFPALGTAILIEQTKQLEESESFACYFRDQKEKKAGWFTVHES; encoded by the coding sequence ATGCCTCCTTACATCCCATATTCACAACCAACGATTTATGACTTCCCGGGTTACGACAAAGCTCCCTTCGACGTCGAGATCATCGTGAACCATGACGGGTCCACCAGCGAGCTGCACGCCCACAGATACATCTTACAGCGATGCAGTTGGTTCGAGAAGCGTCTGCGTAGCTCCGCATTGAATACAACACCACACTTCTTTTTCAAACAGAACATGTTGGCCATGTCAGAAGGGAAACAGGTCATCTCTGTGCAAAACAAGGACCCTCTCTTCCTCCGCTTGTTCGTCAAGTACCTATATAACAACGAACTCGAGGAGCAGGAAGTCGTGAGCACTGTAAGTGGCATGGCGGGCATGTCCAAGTGGGCCGCGCAGCATCAGTATAACTTTCGGCGCCTACTGGGCTATGTAACTCTCTGGGAGCTGGGTGAAGTCTACGACTCGCCTCACTTTGTCTATCTGCTGACAGAGAGGTTCATCACTGTTACAGAACAGATGGAACCAAGAGACCTGGGCTGGTGGATCGATTGGTACCATAGCTATCACATGGATCAGTGGAATGATGGGTCCTGGGCAATGATTGCCAAGGCGGTCCTACGCAACAAGATATTCCTATTCCATGCCGCATTTTTACGGCTGATTGAGAGGTTTCCGGCACTGGGAACCGCCATACTGATCGAACAAACCAAACAACTGGAAGAGTCAGAGTCGTTTGCTTGCTACTTCAGAGACCAAAAGGAGAAGAAAGCGGGATGGTTTACGGTACACGAATCTTAG
- a CDS encoding WD40 repeat protein: MSARRQSILSHRPKTSSDVDDDSAAPVPPPHTMKRTISQTFPTHYHQDMKDANMLDAVNEATMHVDGSSQHSQSSSFSRAIGAVTGSFTRQKTRRRMSSVSSATPAQRRRGSIHSLFESLPSSSTAKPLATDHQRQPLQHQDSGIPTFQQPPSTPLNSKVFSPFKRLSSMRRRPTASGPSTDLKNVFTAPAYPPVLPGSAARQAAAAANQDRQNQLRREQEHTQRFLNGLITPSMRDDDIKDNESGVDMTCASPIVRADSVTEKKMIDPFQRLPAELATTVLSNLDAASLVRAERVSRSWHEHASSPHVWRNVFLRKHEPEVHVSPAPIQMGGLGTGKMSGGNPAPAQDWKRMFEARSIIDARWKTGTPAAIYLNGHTDSVYCCQFDENKAITGSRDRTIRVWDLKTYKCIRVYGGPNHRPTANTPPSMEERPERVISHASMNGTKVGNEIYTVPIDYHDASILCLQYDSEIMVTGSSDYTCIVWDITGDEYVPMYRLRGHEAGVLDVCLDDKYIISCSKDAMIKVWDRKTGNCIRTLKGHRGPVNAVQLRGNFLVSASGDGIAKLWNLETGVSIKDFPSEDRGLAAVEFSDDAKYVLAGGNDHVVYKFDASTGELVHSRVKHDGLVRSLFLDAFNGRIVSGSYDQSIQVSDYETGQTYAVYKNWTTSWILSAKSDYRRVVATSQDGRTLILDFGHDVPGSELLVGSK, translated from the exons ATGTCGGCGCGCAGACAGTCAATCCTGTCGCACCGGCCCAAGACCTCCTCCGACGTAGACGACGACAGCGCTGCCCCCGTACCGCCGCCGCACACGATGAAGCGCACAATCTCGCAGACGTTCCCCACGCACTACCACCAGGACATGAAGGACGCAAACATGCTCGATGCCGTCAACGAGGCCACCATGCACGTCGACGGCTCGTCACAGCACTCACAGTCAAGCTCCTTCTCCCGCGCCATTGGGGCCGTCACGGGCAGTTTCACCCGACAAAAGACGCGCCGGCGCATGTCGTCTGTTTCTTCAGCAACGCCCGCACAGCGCCGTCGTGGCTCCATTCACTCTCTCTTTGAGTCACTTCCCTCGTCGAGCACGGCCAAACCACTCGCTACCGACCATCAACGACAGCCCCTGCAGCACCAAGACTCGGGCATTCCCACGTTCCAACAGCCGCCCAGCACGCCGCTCAACTCAAAAGTCTTTTCTCCCTTCAAGCGCCTGAGTAGCATGCGCCGCCGCCCTACCGCTTCAGGGCCATCGACCGACCTCAAGAACGTCTTCACTGCCCCCGCCTATCCCCCCGTCCTTCCAGGCTCGGCCGCACGACAAGcagccgccgccgccaaCCAGGACCGCCAGAACCAGCTCCGCCGCGAGCAAGAACACACGCAACGTTTCCTCAATGGCCTCATCACCCCGTCGATGCGCGACGACGACATCAAAGACAACGAGAGCGGTGTCGACATGACGTGTGCCTCGCCGATTGTGCGGGCCGACAGCGTGAcagagaagaagatga TCGACCCCTTCCAACGCCTCCCTGCTGAACTCGCTACCACGGTCCTTTCCAACCTCGACGCAGCATCCCTGGTCCGTGCCGAGCGCGTCTCTCGCAGCTGGCACGAACACGCATCGTCGCCACACGTATGGCGAAACGTCTTCCTCCGCAAACACGAGCCCGAGGTACACGTGTCACCCGCCCCGATCCAGATGGGTGGTCTGGGCACCGGCAAGATGTCGGGCGGCAACCCTGCTCCTGCACAGGACTGGAAGAGAATGTTCGAGGCCAGGAGCATCATCGACGCCCGATGGAAGACTGGAACCCCCGCTGCCATCTACCTCAACGGCCACACCGACAGCGTCTACTGCTGCCAGTTTGACGAGAACAAGGCCATTACCGGCTCGCGTGACCGGACCATTCGTGTATGGGACCTCAAAACTTACAAATGCATCAGGGTATACGGTGGACCCAACCACCGTCCAACGGCAAACACTCCCCCGTCCATGGAAGAGAGACCGGAACGCGTCATCAGCCATGCATCCATGAACGGAACCAAGGTCGGCAACGAAATCTACACGGTTCCTATCGACTACCACGATGCGTCCATTCTGTGCCTCCAGTATGACAGCGAGATTATGGTGACTGGATCTTCAGACTACACCTGCATTGTGTGGGACATTACTGGTGACGAATACGTTCCAATGTACCGACTTCGCGGACACGAGGCCGGTGTTCTTGATGTGTGCCTCGACGACAAGTACATCATCTCATGCTCCAAGGACGCCATGATCAAAGTCTGGGATCGCAAGACGGGCAACTGCATCCGCACACTCAAGGGCCACCGCGGACCCGTCAACGCTGTCCAGCTACGTGGCAACTTCCTCGTCTCTGCTAGTGGCGACGGCATTGCCAAGCTCTGGAACTTGGAGACTGGTGTTTCCATCAAGGACTTTCCGTCAGAGGACCGTGGCCTTGCAGCTGTTGAATTCTCCGATGACGCCAAGTACGTGCTCGCAGGTGGCAACGACCATGTTGTATACAAGTTTGATGCGTCGACCGGTGAGCTTGTCCACAGCAGAGTCAAGCACGATGGCCTTGTGCGTTCTCTGTTCCTCGACGCATTCAACGGCCGCATCGTCTCTGGTTCATACGACCAGAGCATTCAAGTCTCCGACTACGAAACCGGTCAGACATATGCCGTTTACAAAAACTGGACAACAAGCTGGATTCTATCAGCCAAGAGCGATTACAGACGTGTTGTAGCCACGAGCCAGGATGGAAGGACATTGATCCTTGACTTTGGACATGACGTGCCAGGGTCTGAATTACTCGTTGGGTCCAAGTGA